Part of the Methylomonas rapida genome is shown below.
ATTTCGAGGATGGCATGGTCGATCATTTCGTGCACGGCATGAGTTTGAATATCGGCATCGGCGGCATGCTGGCGGGCTCCACGATGCGTTTTCGCGGCGAAGTCAAAACCCGGGACGGTTATCTTCTGGTGGCTTTTTTCTGGATTCTGATGGCGGCCGCCGCCACATTGCCGTTGCTATGGGGCATTCCTGGCTTGTCGTTTACCGACGCTTTTTTCGAGGCCATGTCCGGCTTTACCACCACCTGCGCCACCGTACTGACCGGGCTCGACGACCTGGCCCCATCCTTGAATCTGTGGCGGCATGAAATGGTCTGGATCGGCGGCCTGGGAATCATCGTGCTGGCCGTGGCGATTCTGCCCTTGCTCGGCGTCGGCGGCATGCAGCTCTACAAAGCCGAAATCGCCGGCCCGGTCAAGGACAACAAGCTGGCCCCGCGCATCACCGAAACCGCGCGCCTGCTCTGGCTGGTGTACACCGCCTACACCCTGCTGTGCATCACCTGCTTGAAGCTGGCCGGCATGAGCTGGTTCGATGCGATCTGTCACGGTTTTTCCACGCTGGCCTTGGGGGGTTTTTCCACTCACGACGCCAGTATCGGCTACTACGATTCCACCGCGATAGAACTGATCCTGACCTTCTTCATGCTGATAGGCGCGATCAATTTCGCCACCCATTACACCGCCCTGCACAACCATAATTTCAAGGCCTATCTGCATGACGCGGAAGCCATGCCCATGTTGGGATTGCTGTCCGCCAGCATTCTGCTGTGCGCCACTTACCTATGGGATGTGGATGTGTATGCCGATTTTCACACCGCGCTACGACAGGTCACCTTCAACCTGATTTCGATCGCGACCGGCTGCGGTTATTCCAGTGCCGATTACAATCTCTGGCCGCCTTTCGTGCCCTGGTGGATGCTGTATCTCAGCTGCATCACTTGCTGCACCGGCTCGACCGGCGGCGGCATCAAGATGTTCCGTACCCTGTTGCTGTGGAAACAAGCCGGCCGGGAATTATTCAGCATCCTGCACCCACGCGCCATCAATCCGATCTATATCGGCAACACAC
Proteins encoded:
- a CDS encoding TrkH family potassium uptake protein; translation: MQRFCTLSFVLGLILMIFGLTYLLPIAASLYFEDGMVDHFVHGMSLNIGIGGMLAGSTMRFRGEVKTRDGYLLVAFFWILMAAAATLPLLWGIPGLSFTDAFFEAMSGFTTTCATVLTGLDDLAPSLNLWRHEMVWIGGLGIIVLAVAILPLLGVGGMQLYKAEIAGPVKDNKLAPRITETARLLWLVYTAYTLLCITCLKLAGMSWFDAICHGFSTLALGGFSTHDASIGYYDSTAIELILTFFMLIGAINFATHYTALHNHNFKAYLHDAEAMPMLGLLSASILLCATYLWDVDVYADFHTALRQVTFNLISIATGCGYSSADYNLWPPFVPWWMLYLSCITCCTGSTGGGIKMFRTLLLWKQAGRELFSILHPRAINPIYIGNTPIPNKIIFAVLAFIFLYFISVVVLTFSLIFAGMEPISALSAILACINNAGPGLDQVGPATNYESLSDFQTWICALAMLLGRLEVFTLVVLFTPTFWRK